ATGGCAACAGCTGAAGCGCTGGAATCCAGTCGATATGATTTGGCTCTGGATTAGAACCGGCTTTGCTGTCGATCCCGGCCATTTTCTCTGGGTTTTCAGGGGCCAGAATGAAAGGGTTCGCCCTTGGATAAGAAGATTTTGCGCTGTTTTCCTGAACACTTTTCTTGGGGTACTGGCGTTCTCCTTAGGTGGCGGAATTATTCTTTCCGGCAGCTCTTCTGTACCAACAGTTCTTATCGCAGTCGCCTTTCTTGCAGGCACAAGTACTCTGCTGGCAGCTCGGGAAATTGGGATGCGCATGCTTTCCTGGTTTTACAAGCAGCCTCTGGAGTATCGTGCCTGGTCAGGTGGCTGGGCCATGTCTTTGTTGATTGCCATTGGCTTCGGCAGAACTTTACCATTGCCAGGGAATTTCTATCCACCTGGCGATGGCTGGAGTACCCGTCATTTTCAAGCCCTGTTAGGTCAAGGCGCCATGGTAAGCACGTTATTTGTTGCCTGCTTAATCATACTGGGATCTTTCATCAGCGCAACCGGGGCAAATGAGTTGCTCTCCCGATTCGCTATGGCCCTGGTGTTTGTGGGAAAACCCTTGTTGGTTTTTGATACCCTTGTGGCTGTGGCACCCTTTGAGGGGTTCAACGGGCGTCATTTAAGAGACTACAACAGATTAATATGGCTGGCGTTATCAGCAGTTGCAGTCATAATCTTTATATGGGCCTGAGTAACTTATTCCCCCGTTCCCAGGTTCCAGCCTGGGACAGTTTACTCTTGCGGCTCCAGCAGCTTCTTCACGATGTGCTGGAGCGACGGAGCGAGGGACGAGCGAGTGTGGAACGGGTAGGAAGTCGGATGTGCTTGCATAAAGGGCACTAAGTAGCCTTGGGTAAAGATAGTTTATGGATTAACGTCACGTTCATAGGGCAGGCAGTTTATGGGGTATTCATACTGTCTGCCCTATGATATTTTCTACCTTACAACATAACCAAACTCACAACATAACGGCTATGGATCATGTATAGTCCAAGACATTTCTTTTTGAGGACTATCTTCACAATTCTGACCCGGGGCTATGAATTTACTTAGCCCCGGGATTAGTTTTATCTGTGGATATTCTCAATCCACCTGATGACTTCGATATCGCTTACTTTGCCCAGATACCTTTGAGTTGTTGATATGTTTGCGTGGCGAGAATCACTTTGCTGACAATTTCAAGAGGTGCACCGGACCTGGAAGCAAAAGTGGCTGCGTGACGTCTTAGATCATGAGGATTAAGGTCGATACCAATAATTAGCCCGGCTTTTTTAACTACCGCCCTGGCTGCTGAGTAGCCAATGGGAAAAACGGTGTGATCTTGCTCTATGTTCATGGTTCTGATATATTCTCTGAGCCTTTCAGTAACCTTCTTGGGGGTATATGCTGCTTCACATATTCACGACCGCTTTTGGGCTCAACAATATGTAATTTTCTGTCGTCAACGTCCCTGGCACGAGGTTATTATCCGAGCATGTTCTGATTCATCATCCTGATGAATCAATAAACAATATCCATAAGGAGGTTACTGAACATGAAAAAACTCGTTCTTCTTATAGTCCTGATTCTGGGACTGTGTTTGGCCTTTCCGGGAAATATCCTTTCAAACGACATGACGTCCCAGGATCAAAGCCAAAAAATTACCAAAATCGTCGGAGGCAAGCCTGTAGAAGATGACTCTAAGTACCCATGGATGGTTGCATTGGTTAAAGACGCAAATTTTCCTGATCTTTACGCCGGCCAGTTTTGCGGAGGGACCCTCATCGCGCCGGAATGGGTACTTACCGCCGCCCACTGCGTCACAAGTGTGTTCACAAATTTTCACGCTGTCCTGGGCACCACATCTCTTACAGCTCCT
This genomic window from Desulfonatronovibrio magnus contains:
- a CDS encoding site-specific integrase, whose protein sequence is MNIEQDHTVFPIGYSAARAVVKKAGLIIGIDLNPHDLRRHAATFASRSGAPLEIVSKVILATQTYQQLKGIWAK
- a CDS encoding GNAT family N-acetyltransferase; translation: MTEIEISNSETEELRDLRNEDYGAITALARISFPVSQSRFVVPGEAGGKVVTINGNLAAVSLLRIIDLPSGRRTGFIAWLMTHPDYRRRGLAGKLVKASTAQLRAQKCDDIVTDVEGYNSGSANVFFGADYRRLSLWQQLKRWNPVDMIWLWIRTGFAVDPGHFLWVFRGQNERVRPWIRRFCAVFLNTFLGVLAFSLGGGIILSGSSSVPTVLIAVAFLAGTSTLLAAREIGMRMLSWFYKQPLEYRAWSGGWAMSLLIAIGFGRTLPLPGNFYPPGDGWSTRHFQALLGQGAMVSTLFVACLIILGSFISATGANELLSRFAMALVFVGKPLLVFDTLVAVAPFEGFNGRHLRDYNRLIWLALSAVAVIIFIWA